From the genome of Adhaeribacter pallidiroseus:
CGAAAATCAGCAGGTAATTATAGGCTTTGTTAAAAAAGGGGAAGCTTCTAACAATTGCTATAATGGAATCCCTCTCGTAGAAGTAACCTGTATAGTTGGTTATCAGATACAATCATAAAAATTGTTTACACAAGCCTGCAAAAAGTAATAAATAATTTTAGCTACTACCTTTATTGAAAGCCTGTTGCGTTGTTTTTACTGCACAGGTTTTTAAATTCTCGCATCTGCCGGGAAGTAACTTAGTCTGGCACAATACTTGTCTCTAAATAAGTAACTAAGTTTTCTAATTCTCGCTACAAGATAGCGGATGGAGTATTAAAGATAACTTATAATTTGAAAAAGAGATGAACTGCCGGAAATGAAATGGCTGGTAGCATAAAATAAAGATTAAAGTTTAGTAGTTTAACTGAAAAGGCTCTGGTAGTTTACCAGAGCTTTTTTTATGTCTAATTTTTAACTGACCATTCTGGTTTATTATGTAATCAGGTTATATGCTCCCGAATGGCATGAAAAAACGCAATTGAATAGCTAAGTAATACTCCCTTGCGTATAGGCAGGCATTACCAATTAGCAACCAAATCACATGAAAATTATAGATAAGCAAATAGCGTACGATGGTTTTTTTAAATTGTACAAAGTAAAATTAGAAGACGCGGGCAAAATTTTAGAAAGAGAGCTTTTTGATACCGGCCAGGCCGTGGCGGCTTTAGTATTTGATACGGCCCGGCAAAAATATATCTTTGTTAAACAATACCGCCTGGCAAACAACAGTAAGGTTTTAGAAGTGGTAGCTGGTTTGCACGATAAACCCAGTGAAAGTTTAGAAGAAGCTGCCTGCCGCGAAGTAGAAGAAGAAACCGGCTATGCCATAGACCAAATTATTCCGATTGCTGCTTACTACTCTTCACCGGGTGCTTTTGCTGAGAAAATAAACTTATTTTATGCCGAAGTAAGCCAGAAAAAGTCAGAAGGTGGCGGGTTAGCCGAAGAACACGAGAACATAGAAATTGTAGAAGTAGCTCCACTGGATTTAGCTACGTTGCCCATAGAGGATGGTAAAACTTTAATTGCGGTACAATGGGCTTTGCTGCGTAATAAATAATTTTAAAATTTTCAATGATTGCTTCCTGCAAAAACAAACGGCTGCTTGTAAAAAAGCAGCCGTTTGTTTTGCGGTGACTAGCAGCAACAATTACCGCAGCCGGTCTACGGAACGGACTAGTTGCTCATCCCGGCGAATAAAACGGTTGGCTAATGCATTTAAAGCTAAAGCTAACAAAGGCAAATAAAATCCGGCCTCATAATCGCCGCGTCCGGCCGCTTTTACCGTAGCTTCGCCCACGTAAGAAACATAGTAAAAACAACTACCCATTAAACCAGCCAATAATAGAGTGTTTAAAAAGCCTAGTTTCATTTGCGTTAACCGATTTTTATATTGAAAAATCTCGTACAGAGCTACCAGTGCAGCTAATATCGCCAACACGGCAATTACAATGGTGGATGTAGAAATACTAGTGGTTGCAGCCCCCGGAGTGCTTGTGGTACTGGTAGTGGCTAAAGAAAAGGCATTTAATACGTATTCCTGACCATTTGCATCTGTTTTGGACCAAATCGGTAAAAACAAAAAACAAAGCATGGCAATAGTTATAAGTAATAGAAAAACAGATTGAATTCTCTGGATCATACTCTGATTTTTTAAATTTTGGTTACAAAAATAGATACTTCTTTTGCAAAAACCATAGATGCTACTTTTAATATAGGAGTTTCCTGGTTGTTGTGTAAGTTGGGTTTGCTATTTTGTGGTAATTAATCTGTTTACTAACTTACTAATCTTAAGTAACATGCTGTTGCAATCAGAAGCTGCGAGCGCGGCAAAAATTAGAACTTATTCATAAAAATTTAAAAAAGTAAGTTGGAGCAGTACCCCAGGGTAGCGTTATAAAACTAATTATTGATTTTTTAAATTTTATCAGCTAAGCCGGTATTTTAAGACCAGGTATTCAGATTTTATAAGTACAGAGCCGCACTACCAAAATACCATTATAAGAAATAATCTTCCGGAAACATAAATATGAGCGAATCTATGATATATTTGTTCATATGCGCTATTTCCTTGAAATTGCTTACGACGGCACTAATTATCACGGTTGGCAAATACAACCCAATGCTTTAACGGTGCAACAGGTACTCAACGACTGCCTTAGCACGGTTTTGCGCGAGACCATTGAAACAGTGGGTAGCGGCCGTACGGACACCGGCGTACACGCGGAGCAGCAGTTTGTACACCTGGATGTAACCGGGAAATTAGATAAAGAAGAGGCGTGTTATCGCTTTAACCGCATTTTACCCCACGATATCGCCGTTAAAAATGTTTACGAAGTAATGCCGGATGCGCACGCCCGTTTTGATGCAATAGCCCGAACCTATGAATACCGCATCAGCCTGGTTAATAATCCTTTTATTCACGCCTACAGCCATTTTTTGAGCCGGAAACCCGATGTAAATCTGATGAATGAGGCAGCGGCGGCTTTGCTAAGCTTCGAGGATTTTACTACTTTTTCCAAGGTAAAAGGCGAAACCAAACACTATCGCTGCCAGATTTTTCGGGCAGATTGGCAACTGCAGGCAGACCGGTTATTATTTACGATTCGGGCCAACCGGTTTTTGCGCGGCATGGTGCGGCTAGTAGTAGGTACTTTGTTAGATGTAGGCAATGGCAAGTTATCGGTAGCTGATTTCAAAACAACGGTGGCTAGTCAGAACCGACACCTGGCCAGTGCGGCCGCTCCGGCAGCCGGTTTGTTTTTAACGAAAGTAGAATATCCGCCAAATTATTTCGGGTTATAAGGGTTATTACTTTTACGTCTTTGCTCCGGTAAATTTACTTTGCGGCAAAATAAACATTCCTGACCTCGGTCGCGTTGTTACAGATATAATTAATTTTACAGCAGCTTGTTCTGGTAGCAATACTTTATTGCGCTGTACCGGCTTGCTTCAAACAATACCCTGCATTTTGGAATCAACTACAAATACTAAAATAGGGAAGGCCTTTGATTATAATACCCTGCGGCGTTTATACGCGTTCGTGAAGCCTTACCAGAAATTATTTTATTTTCTAATTTTTCTAACGGTAGCTTCAGCCTTACTAGCGGCCGTACGGCCTTTTTTAATTCAATACACCGTTGATGAGTACATTATGCTGGACAATTACCCTGGCTTAAACCGCATGTTTATTTGGCTGGCGGTTCTGCTGGTGGGGCACTCGGTGGTATCGTACCTGCATACTTATTTTGCCGGTTGGCTCGGGCAACACATTGTGCGCGACATTCGGGTGGTGCTATACCGCCATATTTTAAAATTACGCCTTAAATTTTACGATCGTACTCCGATTGGTACTCTTGTTACTCGTAATGTATCCGACGTGGAACAGTTGTCCGATGTTTTCAGCGAAGGCTTGGCTGCCATGATCGGCGATGTGCTCCAGTTAGTTTTTATTCTGGGTTACATGCTGTACATCGATTGGAAACTGACCCTGGTAAGTTTATCGATGTTTCCATTGCTTTTTGTGAGTACCTACATTTTTAAGGAAAAAATTAAATCGTCGTTTCAGGAAGTGCGTACCGCGGTGGCCAGCCTCAATGCTTTTGTACAGGAGCACATCACTGGTATGAGCATCGTACAGATTTTTAACAACGAGGCCCGCGAAATGGAAAAATTTGAAAAAATTAACCAGGAACATACCCGGGCGCAGATTAGGTCGGTATTGTATTACTCTATTTATTTTCCGGTGGCCGAGGTAATTGGTGCGGCTGGTACGGGTTTGCTGGTTTGGTATGGCGCCAAAGGCGTATTAAACCAAGATGTAACCCTGGGCGTGCTCATTGCCTTTATCATGTACATCGCCATGTTTTTCCGGCCCATCCGGCAAATTGCCGACCGTTTTAATACCTTGCAATTGGGGGTAGTAAGTACCGATCGTATTTTAAAATTACTCGACAGCAATGAACTGATCTCGGATACCGGGCATTACGCTCCCGCCAATCTTAAAGGCGATGTGCAGTTTGATCGGGTGTGGTTTGCCTATAACAACGACGAGTGGGTTTTACGCGATATTTCTTTTGAGGTAAAAGCCGGGCAAACGGTAGCTTTTGTGGGCGCCACCGGAGCCGGTAAAACGTCTATTATTAATTTACTAAGTCGGTTTTACGAAATAAACAAAGGAATAATTCGCGTCGATGGGCACGATTTAAAAGAGTACGATTTAAGTGTTTTGCGTCAGCACATTGGCGTAGTTTTGCAGGATGTGTTTTTATTTTCCGGTTCCATCGCCGATAACATCACCCTAGGAAATAAAGCTATTACTACCGAACAAATCTGGCAAGCTGCCGAACTGGTAGGAGCCGATAGATTTATTCAGCGTTTACCGGGCGGTTTAGATTATAAAGTAATGGAACGGGGCGCTACCTTATCCGTAGGGCAGCGGCAATTAATTTCGTTCGTGCGGGCCATGGTGTACGATCCTAAAATTATTATTCTGGACGAAGCTACTTCGTCGGTTGATTCCGAAACCGAAGAACTGATTCAATATGCCATTCAGCAGTTAATGCAGGGCCGGACGTCTATTGTAATTGCGCACCGGCTATCTACCATCCAGAAAGCCGATAAAATAATTGTAATGGATAGAGGTGAAATTAAGGAAGCCGGTACCCACGACGAACTCATGCAACACGAAGGCTATTATACGCAACTTTATAAGATGCAGTACAAAGAAGTAATTTAATAATAGTGCTGATTGGTGGAGTTAGTTCCTTAGCATTTGCTAGGGCTTATTTCTTACCTTTATCTTAAAATGTAAAATTACGGATCTGGTGAATAAAAAATTTCTGCTGATTATTTTTTTAATTTTAGCGATTGGCTTTGGCGTGTATGGTTATTTGGGTGGTTTTAACCAGGTGCAGGTTATTCGGACTACTTCTAAACCGGTGTTTGTTGCCGGCAAATATTTTGCCGGCAACATGCAAGATAAAGCCTTGGGTACTTATTTTCAGGAAGCCGCCAAATTAGTCGAAGATAAAAAGGTAGCCGGCTATTTAGGCAATATTTATTACAATAACCCGGAGGAAGCCCACGATAGCATTCAGGCGTTTATTGGCATTGTGGTGCCCGATTCAACGGTGCAATTACCGGCAGGTTACGAGTTGCGCCAATGGCCGGGGAGCCAGCCAGTGGTGCAGGCATCTATAAACGCTCATTTTTTTATTGCTCCCAATAAGCTTTACTCCAGTTTATTCGATTACGCCAACAACAATAAGGTAAATTTAAAAAAACGGTATTTAGAAGAATTTCCGGATAAACGCTACGGCCGCGTTCAGGCACAAGTAACAGAGTAGTTAACGGCTCAGATAAAAACTTGCCCCAATTTGCGAGCCATTCATAAAACGCGCCTCTATAAAACTATTGGTAGATTTATTGTTTTCATCTGGTTTGTAAACACCATGGTTATAAGATAAACCACCAATAGTCAGTTCCAAGCCCACCTTAGAAGATATAAAATAAGTTAATCCCGGAGCCAGATTGGCGTTGATGCCATAATAATCTTTTAATCTATAATTGTGGCTGTAAGTAGCGGAAGCTTGTCCAAAAAAAGCTAGTTCTGGTGTGGCAAAATGATAATACCTTACAAACGGGCCAGCCTCTAACGTTTGCGATTGTCCTTCTGAGATAATTCCCTGTTCTACATCCAAGCTGCGGGTTTTGTTATGCTGGTAATTAACTAATACGCCTAGAGCAAAATTATTCTTTAAAAAATAAGCTCCCCGAGGTCCCAGTTTAAATTTTTTATATTCAATTTGTTTATTGGGGTTATACAGCAAGTCTTCTTTCGAAGCGTCATTCTTGGCAAAACTTACCGTTCCGCCCAAAAGCAATGTGCCTTTATTTATCTGGCCAAAGCTGGTAAAGCAGCCGAATGTTAGCAGGAGAACTAAAAATCCAATTATTTTCATCAGACAGCTTAATTAACGACCCAAATAAAAATTAATACCCAAAAAGATGTTGCTGGCTTCAATGTTAGCTACAAATTGGTTCGAGGTATTCTCGTTGGAGTTGTTCGGGTCTTGAGAAAAATTCTTATTATCACTATGGTAGAAGCCTAAATTACCTACCGTCGTTTCAATACCAATTTTAGGAGTGGCAAAAAAAACAAACCCTGGAGCTACTCCGGCCCCAACAAAAGAGTATTTTTGATAGATAAAGTCATCGGTTTTTATTTGGCCTTTGGTATAGGAAGCGGTAAGTTGACCAAAAAAAGCTGCTCGCTCACCCAACATTTTGTAATAACGGCCAAATGGATTTATACCAAATGATTGTTGTTTGTTAACATAAGATTCATTCCCAGGAGTATTTTTAGATTTAGACCTAGATCCAAAGTAGTTAATGGCTAAACCTAAGGCTATATTATCAGAGATAAAGTAGCCAGCCTTTGGATTGAAGTTAAAGTTAGAACCAGAAGATTTGTAAACAATATCTGGCCCTTGGTTATACTTGCTAGTTCCTTTAGAGTAAGAACCACTTCCACCAACAAATGATGTACCTTTAGTAATCTGAGCCGAGCAGGTACCAATTACCACAAAAGAAAAAAGCAACAACAGGGTTATTTTCATACGTGTAAATTTTAAATTTTTTAAATTTTAGTTGTTGTGGAGGGCCTTTCCAACATTGGAACGTAGAATATATTTAATTAATATATTCAGATAAAAAATAATTTTGAGGAAACGCAAGCAACTGATTATTACTCCGCGATAAATAAATCCAAAGTAATTTGGTCGGCTAAAAGCTTGCCGGGGTTGGTTAAAATAAGGGTATGATCTTTTAACTGGGCTAAGCCTTTTTGTATAATTGTAGCCAAGTAATCGCCGTGCAATAACTGCAGATCAAAGCCATACCTAGCCTTTATTAAATTTAGATTGCATCCCCAAATAGTACGCAGAGTAGTCATCAAATATTCATTCGCCTGATCGGCCAGGCTTAAAACTTCAACGGTAGCGGGCAAGGTATTCTGGTTAATAGCAGCGAGGTATTGGGTATTATTAGCCACATTATACTGCCGCGACGAACCATTAAAAGAATGCGCACTCGGCCCAATACCTACATAAGGAACACCTTTCCAATAATTACTATTATGCCGCGATTCCCAGCCGGGTTTGCAAAAATTAGATATTTCGTACTGCTCATACCCGTTGGCCTGCATCTGGGCCAGTAAAATCTCGAATTGGGTAGCCACAAACTCATCTTCGCTGGGAGTAAACTTTCCTTTTTTAGTCCAGTTACCTAAGGCTGTTTTGGGCTCTATGGTTAAAGCATAACTCGATACATGCG
Proteins encoded in this window:
- a CDS encoding DUF4293 domain-containing protein, encoding MIQRIQSVFLLLITIAMLCFLFLPIWSKTDANGQEYVLNAFSLATTSTTSTPGAATTSISTSTIVIAVLAILAALVALYEIFQYKNRLTQMKLGFLNTLLLAGLMGSCFYYVSYVGEATVKAAGRGDYEAGFYLPLLALALNALANRFIRRDEQLVRSVDRLR
- the truA gene encoding tRNA pseudouridine(38-40) synthase TruA; the encoded protein is MRYFLEIAYDGTNYHGWQIQPNALTVQQVLNDCLSTVLRETIETVGSGRTDTGVHAEQQFVHLDVTGKLDKEEACYRFNRILPHDIAVKNVYEVMPDAHARFDAIARTYEYRISLVNNPFIHAYSHFLSRKPDVNLMNEAAAALLSFEDFTTFSKVKGETKHYRCQIFRADWQLQADRLLFTIRANRFLRGMVRLVVGTLLDVGNGKLSVADFKTTVASQNRHLASAAAPAAGLFLTKVEYPPNYFGL
- a CDS encoding NUDIX domain-containing protein; amino-acid sequence: MKIIDKQIAYDGFFKLYKVKLEDAGKILERELFDTGQAVAALVFDTARQKYIFVKQYRLANNSKVLEVVAGLHDKPSESLEEAACREVEEETGYAIDQIIPIAAYYSSPGAFAEKINLFYAEVSQKKSEGGGLAEEHENIEIVEVAPLDLATLPIEDGKTLIAVQWALLRNK
- a CDS encoding ABC transporter ATP-binding protein encodes the protein MESTTNTKIGKAFDYNTLRRLYAFVKPYQKLFYFLIFLTVASALLAAVRPFLIQYTVDEYIMLDNYPGLNRMFIWLAVLLVGHSVVSYLHTYFAGWLGQHIVRDIRVVLYRHILKLRLKFYDRTPIGTLVTRNVSDVEQLSDVFSEGLAAMIGDVLQLVFILGYMLYIDWKLTLVSLSMFPLLFVSTYIFKEKIKSSFQEVRTAVASLNAFVQEHITGMSIVQIFNNEAREMEKFEKINQEHTRAQIRSVLYYSIYFPVAEVIGAAGTGLLVWYGAKGVLNQDVTLGVLIAFIMYIAMFFRPIRQIADRFNTLQLGVVSTDRILKLLDSNELISDTGHYAPANLKGDVQFDRVWFAYNNDEWVLRDISFEVKAGQTVAFVGATGAGKTSIINLLSRFYEINKGIIRVDGHDLKEYDLSVLRQHIGVVLQDVFLFSGSIADNITLGNKAITTEQIWQAAELVGADRFIQRLPGGLDYKVMERGATLSVGQRQLISFVRAMVYDPKIIILDEATSSVDSETEELIQYAIQQLMQGRTSIVIAHRLSTIQKADKIIVMDRGEIKEAGTHDELMQHEGYYTQLYKMQYKEVI
- the hemW gene encoding radical SAM family heme chaperone HemW produces the protein MAGIYIHIPFCKQACHYCDFHFSTSMRRKLDIIQAICREIVLQQHYLSRDIIQTIYFGGGTPSLLTEAELAQIFDTLTQYFTIAPEAEITLEANPDDLTAAKLQNLKKTPVNRLSIGLQSFHEPHLRLMNRAHSAAESFRAVKMAQDAGFTNLTVDLIYGIPADNHLIWEQDLEQVFALQVPHVSSYALTIEPKTALGNWTKKGKFTPSEDEFVATQFEILLAQMQANGYEQYEISNFCKPGWESRHNSNYWKGVPYVGIGPSAHSFNGSSRQYNVANNTQYLAAINQNTLPATVEVLSLADQANEYLMTTLRTIWGCNLNLIKARYGFDLQLLHGDYLATIIQKGLAQLKDHTLILTNPGKLLADQITLDLFIAE